The Papaver somniferum cultivar HN1 chromosome 3, ASM357369v1, whole genome shotgun sequence genome includes a region encoding these proteins:
- the LOC113357657 gene encoding uncharacterized protein LOC113357657 yields MGASSSTNPNNQEQQELESLAASTGGLPILQKAFTRLSDPHTNSIPLHSLQECFALAFTNTKSAKSQMPENFPSLLSHLGPAIVDLFFTVDKGGGVHWTEFLRGYIRCCGRTSLSVSINTIYRLYAATAAKAGFPSKLEFESEEDDCKISGYFMSTDILMLLWMCWSMSWISEISKYSKYQGELDLPDVNHLVLSAITSCTEVNKDVNLWNYNISDFEAQLPAQKIHLWALSTTPCLAQCFTQYVHERLRSCTPAASEESDTSNVLVGDSSSTETHNKVLLTSGRAWAISLALTSTLSKELLRASFLRDGSGDFQNLLYRSSVHGKGMNRLWSNVEGYNGPLLILVSASCTETGDVDPSAERWIVGVLTDQGLENKDVFYGSSGYLYALSPIFHVFSPNGREKNFMYSHLHATGKYDPHPKPVGLAFGGTSGNERIFIHEDFAKITIRHHAVDKTYRPGSLFPDQGYLPTEASIFKVEVWGLGGGKVREKQSQYLKREQLFTEQRRKVDLNSFGAWEDSPEKMMMGMMSDPNKVQREER; encoded by the exons ATGGGAGCTTCATCGTCTACGAATCCGAATAATCAAGAACAACAAGAATTGGAATCTCTTGCAGCATCAACTGGAGGTTTACCAATTCTTCAAAAGGCTTTTACGAGACTCTCTGATCCTCATACCAATTCAATTCCTCTTCATTCTCTGCAA GAATGCTTTGCTTTAGCCTTTACAAACACTAAGAGTGCGAAATCTCAAATGCCCGAAAATTTTCCGAGTTTGTTATCTCATCTAGGTCCGGCGATTGTTGACTTGTTCTTCACAGTCGATAAAGGAGGTGGAGTTCACTGGACTGAGTTCTTGAGAGGTTATATTAGATGTTGCGGAAGGACGTCGTTGTCGGTGTCGATTAATACTATATACAGGCTATATGCTGCTACAGCTGCAAAAGCAGGTTTTCCTTCGAAATTGGAATTTGAATCAGAAGAGGATGATTGTAAGATCAGTGGTTATTTTATGTCAACTGATATACTTATGCTCCTTTGGATGTGTTGGAGTATGTCGTGGATTTCGGAAATTTCCAAATACTCTAAGTACCAAGGAGAACTAGATCTTCCAGATGTTAACCATTTGGTGCTATCAGCTATCACTTCCTGTACCGAAGTTAACAAAGATGTAAATTTATGGAACTATAATATTTCCGATTTTGAAGCTCAACTGCCTGCACAAAAGATTCATTTGTGGGCTTTATCAACAACCCCATGTCTTGCACAATGCTTTACCCAGTATGTCCATGAAAGACTCCGAAGTTGTACCCCTGCAGCTTCCGAG GAGTCGGATACTTCCAATGTATTAGTTGGGGATAGCTCTTCTACAGAGACACATAACAAAGTTCTCCTAACTTCTGGACGGGCCTGGGCGATATCTCTCGCACTTACAAGTACCTTAAGCAAAGAGCTTCTGAGGGCATCTTTTCTTAGAGATGGCAGTGGAGACTTTCAAAACCTTTTGTATCG GTCATCCGTCCATGGGAAGGGCATGAACAGACTCTGGTCAAATGTTGAGGGTTACAATGGGCCATTGCTAATTTTGGTTTCTGCTAGTTGCACAGAAACCGGTGATGTTGATCCCAGTGCTGAGAGATGGATTGTCGGTGTACTAACTGACCAGGGATTGGAAAATAAGGATGTCTTTTATGGAAGTTCGGGATATTTATATGCTTTAAGCccaattttccatgttttttcacCCAATG GGAGAGAGAAGAATTTTATGTACAGCCACTTGCATGCTACTGGTAAATATGACCCACATCCAAAGCCTGTTGGCCTTGCTTTTGGAGGAACTTCTGGAAACGAGAGGATATTTATTCATGAAGATTTTGCTAAAATTACAATTCGGCATCATGCAGTGGATAAGACTTACCGTCCAGGTTCTCTATTTCCTGATCAG GGATATTTACCTACAGAAGCTTCAATTTTTAAGGTTGAAGTATGGGGATTAGGTGGGGGAAAAGTACGAGAAAAGCAGAGCCAATATTTGAAAAGAGAACAACTATTCACTGAGCAAAGACGGAAG GTTGATTTGAATTCCTTTGGCGCTTGGGAGGATTCAccagagaagatgatgatgggCATGATGTCGGATCCCAACAAAGTTCAACGCGAAGAGCGCTAG